A window of Hippoglossus stenolepis isolate QCI-W04-F060 chromosome 18, HSTE1.2, whole genome shotgun sequence contains these coding sequences:
- the nup188 gene encoding nucleoporin NUP188 has protein sequence MAESELTVRSCRELWTILLGRSALRETAQIDAELDRHRDRLHQGLRYYKPPSSSSAGKVKDNKEVAQPLKDFGLRISKLLALDEQQSVQLLQCYLQEDYRGTRDSLKVVLKDERQSQALLLKIADYYYEERMCLLRCVLLLLTYFQDERHPYRAEYSNCVNKLEKDLVSNYQSQFESLFKAEAPTWETHGNLMTERQVSRWFLQCLREQSLLLEIIFLYYAYFEMRPSDLLSFTKMFKEQGFGLRQTNRHLVDKSMDSLVDRIGYLSSLILVEGMDIDFLHKCALEDSTEQHQFFSAPDVIKEMSQLLMTFGDIPHHGPVLLAWVLLRHTLRPDESSPVIRRIGNTALQLGVFKYLSTMLKGLVLSGNNCTASTAKMCIYGLLSFVITSFEEESLQTDGVATQCSHLIDAACEVLSAPNLPEVFWEMKPNMGLGMILDSAVGMFPHKIGPLLQLLTALVSNKLTVKKVYNFLDKMSFFTQVYKHKPNDIISKDDETLWRRQTPKLLYPLGSGQANLWLPQGVLGQVMIAGEQGYVVRWDHSYSSWTLFTCEVEMLLHVVSTADVIAHCVRVKPILDLVHKIISTDWTVSDCLLPLTSRIYMLLQRLTSVINPPVDVIASCVNCLSVLAARMPGKVWSSLHHTGFLPFASNPLTTMAQCVSAEGMKAGNYGNLLVQIEQPRGEYSVTIAFLRLITTLVKGQLGSTQNKGLIPCVLLVLKEMLPTYHKWRYNTYGVREKIGCLILELIHAILNLSPEGEDQGSTPTLQSLCIYCLANTEAGQAVVNIMGVGVDTIDLVLAAQPSSCGSEGPGQTLIQTVKLAFSVTNNVIRLKPLSDVVSPLEQALTQHGGHGNNLIVVLAKYIYHKHDPALPRLAIQLLKRLATVAPMSVYACLGSDAAAIRDAFLTRLQSKTEDMRIKVMILEFLTVAVETQPGLIELFLNLEVKDGSEGSKEFLLGEWSCLHVVLDLIDSKQQGKYWCPPLLHRAALAFLLALWQDRRDSAISVLRAKERFWENLTTPLFATLTPPSDTTEPCVLETCAFVMKIIGLEIYYVVSGSLEQSLKDGLQKFSNARRYEYWSQYVKSLVCHVAEMEEEGICSFQETQMLISAWRMLLILSTSHSDVMQLTEDSTKLKLFMDVLDGTKAALTTRTSGPCLNLGSMMTTLLLILLKQWRGVVATAPDILSPLSLILESVQANQQIMERTKAKIFSALISVLQIQGLNGGDISQLPQLLLSVCETVKDEALALIDNTRHMSQAADTMEDEDSMETESARGPQKDQRDGVCVLALHLAKELCRTDEDGEHWVSVMRNIPVLPSVLSAVELSLRSKHNLYFTEAALHLLLTLARTPQGAAAVAAAGVIQTICLPLLSVYEVSSNEASQSFSRKSQDSACWPGVYRLCMSLMESLLKTLRYNFINEALDFVGVHQERILQCLNAVRTVQSLSCLDEADHTVGFLLQLSSFCKEWQFHLPKLLRDIQVNLCYLCQTCTYLLHSKKMLHHYLQAKNGEALPPAPLRRTQRPPQTPSKEAAGGGEREEAEQKALLAVQCSLLKILSKTLATLQHFTPDCCQILMDQCMDLAEYRTLFVLSFTTPAFDPDVAPSFGTLLATINVALSMLSEIEKKKEPVSLSIASLASSEEIQALKSLLMFTMENCFYVLISQAVRCLKDPSILPRDKQRLKQELSSELSTLLSSLSRHFRRGSPSSPASGILPSTQSKPPTPGSKGSHEGQEPFIQLVQAFVRLVQR, from the exons ATGGCGGAATCGGAGCTGACCGTTAG GAGCTGTCGAGAATTATGGACCATCCTGCTGGGAAGATCTGCGTTACGAGAGACG GCTCAGATAGATGCAGAGctggacagacacagagacagactgcaTCAAGGTCTCCGTTACTACAAACCACCCAG TTCATCCTCCGCTGGGAAAGTGAAGGACAACAAAGAAGTTGCACAGCCACTAAAGGATTTTGGTTTGAGGATCAGTAAACTGTTG GCTCTTGATGAGCAGCAGAGTGTGCAGCTTTTACAGTGCTACCTACAGGAGGATTACAGAGGAACCCGGGATTCGTTAAAG GTTGTTCTCAAGGATGAGCGACAAAGCCAAGCACTGCTACTGAAG atAGCTGACTATTACTATGAGGAGCGCATGTGTCTGCTCAGATGTGTCCTCCTCTTGCTGACATACTTTCAGGATGAACGACATCCGTACAGG GCTGAGTACTCTAACTGTGTCAATAAGCTGGAAAAAGACCTTGTGAGCAACTACCAGTCACAGTTTGAGAGCCTCTTCAAAGCAGAAGCACCAACATGGGAAACTCATGGAAATCTCATG acGGAGAGGCAGGTTTCACGGTGGTTCCTGCAGTGTCTGAGAGAAcagtctctgctgctggagatcATATTCCTGTATTATGCTTACTTTGAGATGAGACCGTCCGACCTGCTGAGCTTCACAAAGATGTTCAAGGAGCAGGGGTTTGGTTTGCGGCAGACCAACAGACACCTAGTAGACAAAAGCATGGACTCATTGGTTGACCGCATTGG ATATCTGAGCTCTCTCATCCTGGTTGAAGGAATGGACATAGACTTTCTGCACAAGTGTGCCCTAGAAGACTCTACAGAGCAGCATCAGTTCTTCAGTGCTCCAGACGTCATCAAG GAGATGAGTCAGTTGCTGATGACATTCGGTGACATCCCTCATCATGGGCCAGTGCTGCTCGCTTGGGTCCTGCTGAGACACACATTGAGACCGGACGAGTCCAGCCCCGTGATCAGGAGGATAGGCAACACTGCTCTGCAGCTGGGGGTGTTCAAGTACCTTTCAACCATGTTGAAAGGCCTTGTACTCTCAGGAAATAAT TGCACGGCAAGCACAGCAAAGATGTGTATCTACGGACTCCTCTCATTTGTGATCACTTCTTTCGAAGAAGAAAGCTTACAG ACTGACGGTGTGGCGACGCAGTGCTCCCACCTGATCGATGCTGCTTGTGAAGTCCTTTCTGCTCCCAATCTGCCCGAAGTCTTTTGGGAAATg AAACCAAACATGGGATTGGGAATGATCCTGGACAGTGCGGTTGGGATGTTCCCTCATAAGATTGGACCACTGTTACAACTTCTGACTGCGCTTGTGTCAAACAAGTTGACAGTTAAAAAG GTGTACAACTTTTTGGATAAGATGTCCTTCTTCACACAAGTTTACAAACATAAGCCCAATGACATCATCTCCAAGGATGATGAGACGTTGTGGAGGAGACAAACGCCAAAGCTCCTCTATCCTCTCG GATCAGGGCAGGCTAATCTGTGGTTGCCACAGGGAGTGCTAGGCCAGGTGATGATAGCAGGTGAACAGGGCTATGTGGTGCGCTGGGACCACTCATACAGCTCCTGGACTCTCTTCACGTGTGAGGTGGAGATGCTGCTCCATGTAGTTTCCACAGCAG ATGTTATAGCTCACTGTGTACGTGTGAAACCCATCCTGGATCTGGTTCACAAGATCATCAGCACAGACTGGACTGTGTCGGACTGTCTGCTGCCTCTCACTTCACGAATCtacatgctgctgcagag GTTAACATCAGTCATCAACCCTCCAGTGGACGTTATTGCCTCCTGTGTGAACTGCCTCTCTGTTCTGGCTGCAAGGATGCCTGGGAAA gtgTGGTCCAGTCTGCACCACACTGGCTTCCTCCCCTTTGCCTCCAACCCTTTGACCACCATGGCTCAGTGTGTGAG tGCTGAGGGGATGAAGGCAGGTAACTATGGCAACCTGCTGGTCCAGATTGAACAGCCCAGGGGGGAGTATTCTGTGACCATCGCCTTCCTTCGTCTCATTACAACCCTGGTCAAG GGTCAGCTTGGCAGCACTCAGAACAAAGGCCTGATCCCATGTGTGTTGCTGGTGCTGAAGGAGATGTTGCCTACGTACCATAAGTGGCGTTACAACACCTACGGAGTCAGGGAGAAGATAG GTTGTCTTATTTTGGAGCTGATTCACGCTATTCTCAATCTGAGCCCAGAGGGAGAAGATCAGGGCAG CACCCCCACCCTGCAGTCTCTGTGCATCTACTGCCTGGCAAACACTGAGGCTGGACAGGCTGTCGTCAATATCATGGGAGTTGGAGTGGACACAATAGATTTGGTCCTGGCTGCACAGCCCAGCAG CTGTGGCTCTGAGGGTCCTGGTCAGACCCTGATCCAGACGGTCAAGTTGGCCTTCTCTGTCACAAACAACGTCATCCGCCTGAAGCCGCTGTCCGATGTTGTGTCCCCGCTGGAGCAGGCTCTGACACAGCACGGTGGTCACGGCAACAACCTCATTGTTGTTCTGGCCAAGTATATTTACCACAAACATGATCCGGCGCTGCCTCGCCTTGCAATCCAGTTGCTCAAAAGACTTGCCACA GTGGCTCCCATGTCAGTCTACGCCTGCCTTGGAAGCGATGCAGCAGCCATTCGAGATGCGTTCCTCACTCGGCTGCAGAGCAAAACAGAAGACATGAGGATCAAGGTCATGATCCTTGAATTTCTTACTGTTGCTGTAGAAACTCAGCCCGGCCTCATCGAGCTGTTCCTCAACCTGGAAGTCAAAGATGGCAGCGAGGGCTCAAAG GAGTTTCTTCTTGGTGAGTGGAGCTGTCTTCATGTAGTGTTGGACCTGATTGACTCCAAACAACAGGGGAAATATTGGtgtcctcctctgctccaccgAGCTGCCCTGGCCTTCCTTCTCGCCCTCTGGCAGGATCGCAGAGACAGTGCCATCTCCGTCTTACGCGCcaa AGAACGTTTTTGGGAGAATCTGACGACACCTCTCTTTGCAACCCTCACCCCACCTTCAGATACCACAGag CCTTGTGTTCTGGAGACATGTGCTTTTGTCATGAAAATCATCGGCCTGGAGATCTACTATGTTGTCAG tggCTCATTAGAGCAGTCTCTGAAGGATGGGCTGCAGAAGTTCTCCAACGCACGAAGATATGAGTACTGGTCCCAGTATGTCAAGTCTCTGGTGTGTCACGTTGCTGAGATGGAAGAAGAAGGAATCTGTTCTTTTCAAGAGACCCAGATGTTGATCTCTGCCTGGAGGATGCTGTTGATTCTTTCCACCAGCCAT tctgaTGTGATGCAGCTCACAGAAGACTCCACCAAGCTGAAACTGTTCATGGACGTCCTGGATGGGACGAAAGCGGCT CTGACGACCCGCACGTCTGGGCCTTGTCTTAATCTTGGGTCCATGATGACCACGCTACTGCTCATCCTCCTCAAGCAGTGGAGAGG tgTGGTAGCAACGGCTCCTGACATCCTGTCTCCCCTCTCCTTGATCCTGGAGAGCGTCCAAGCTAACCAGCAGATAATGGAGAGGACCAAAGCTAAAATCTTCTCTGCACTAATTTCTGTGCTGCAGATTCAGGGACTCAACG GTGGAGATATTTCCCAGCTGCCCCAGCtgttgctgtcagtgtgtgagacGGTGAAAGACGAGGCGCTGGCGCTCATTGACAACACTCGCCACATGAGCCAGGCAGCAGACACAATGGAGGACGAGGACAGCATGGAGACCGAGTCTGCCCGCGGCCCACAGAAGGACCAAAGAGACGGG GTGTGTGTGCTGGCGCTGCACTTGGCGAAGGAGCTGTGTCGCACCGATGAGGATGGCGAGCACTGGGTGTCCGTGATGAGGAATATTCCAGTCCTTCCCTCAGTTCTCAGCGCTGTCGAGCTCAGCCTACGCTCCAAACACAACCTCTACTTCACTGAGGCTGCTCTTCatctgctgctcacactggCCCGCACTCCGCAG ggagcagcagctgttgctgcagcagGAGTCATCCAAACCATCTGCCTCCCTCTTCTGAGCGTATACGAGGTCTCTTCCAATGAAGCATCACAG AGCTTCTCCCGCAAGTCCCAGGACTCCGCCTGCTGGCCGGGTGTGTACCGCCTGTGCATGTCTTTAATGGAGAGTCTGCTCAAGACTCTGCGCTACAACTTCATCAATGAAGCCCTGGACTTTGTTGGAGTGCATCAAGAACGCATTCTACAG TGTCTGAACGCAGTGCGAACAGTGCAGAGTCTGTCGTGTTTGGACGAGGCCGACCACACAGTcggcttcctgctgcagctctccaGCTTCTGCAAGGAGTGGCAGTTCCACCTCCCCAAACTGCTGCGGGACATCCAG GTTAACCTGTGTTATCTGTGTCAGACCTGCACGTATCTGCTCCACAGCAAGAAGATGCTTCATCACTACCTCCAG GCTAAAAACGGTGAGGCTTTGCCCCCTGCTCCCCTCCGCAGGACGCAGCGCCCCCCACAGACCCCGTCTAAAGAGGCAGCGggcggaggagagagggaggaggcagagcagaaaGCCCTGCTGGCCGTGCAGTGCAGTTTACTGAAGATCCTCAGCAAAACGCTGGCCACCCTGCAGCACTTCACTCCAGACTGCTGCCAGATCCTCATGGACCAG TGTATGGACTTGGCCGAGTACAGGACCCTGTTTGTTCTCAGCTTCACGACTCCGGCGTTTGACCCTGATGTGGCTCCTTCCTTTGGAACCCTGCTGGCCACCATCAACGTGGCTCTGAGCATGTTGAGTGAG ATCGAGAAGAAGAAAGAGCCGGTGTCTTTGAGCATCGCCTCTCTAGCTTCATCAGAGGAGATCCAGGCTCTGAA gTCGCTGCTGATGTTCACCATGGAGAACTGTTTCTACGTCCTCATCTCTCAGGCTGTGCGATGTCTCAAAgatccctccatcctccctcgaGACAAACAGAGGCTCAAACAGGAGCTCAGCTCCGAACTG AGCACTCTTCTCTCCAGCCTGTCCCGCCACTTCCGCCGGGGCTCTCCATCGTCTCCGGCCAGCGGCATCCTCCCCTCCACCCAGTCCAAACCCCCCACACCAGGCTCCAAGGGAAGCCATGAAGGTCAGGAGCCGTTCATCCAGCTCGTCCAGGCGTTTGTCAGACTCGTGCAGAGATAG